The Arachis ipaensis cultivar K30076 chromosome B05, Araip1.1, whole genome shotgun sequence nucleotide sequence tttagttaatttttcttttgtttataatagaatagattgcatagtaataattagttgcatgcatattctacttgattgaaaataataagttttttttctaagaccctattttctgaaaaatttcactaatatCAAAACCTTTgtgtaaacttgtttgaagttgtatttggaacatagtttaaaaaatctaagaacacacaacctgtgagatttgagcttaattacatggttacattatttaaccataaatattttattcttgtgtgtttacttctctatgattgtaatcttattttgtttcatcctatatgtccaatgtttaatatattatatgcatgcgtatgattgaggccattatttgtttagctcacttatcccaaacatgcctaccctttaaattacatttgtcagccactttgagcctttttatcccatttgttctatattttaccgcattactagccttaagcagaaaaacaattaaatatcccaattgaatctttggttagcttaagataggaatggTGTGTTCATTGAGTAtggaaaaattgtgggaacaagggttaataaggggATGTGTCacgataaaataatgggaatttgggtacctactcatgtgagactagaaaaattaaaagtccatgtgcattgataagttatgtttatttttccaattaaaaaaaaatttctcaataaataagtaaataaataagggaacaaaatcaccccaatgctaagttaagtttaataaagatcaatgcatatgtgatacaaattaaagaaaaaaatcgatacatgagtatgtaatgtgaAAGTGGagactatgggtagctaggcatgaattagaattatatggagtatatgtatgttaggtgaaagcttaggttaattaaagattcaatttataaagctcacttagccatatacatatacccttacccttaccttagccccattacaaccttgaaaagacctcatgatgtttgcattggtatgttaaatattgttgattggttaggtgaagaaaaaattttagaaagcatgactagagaagagtagagtgattaccctatacacctgagtgattagagtgcacatacactactagtaagggttcagtgcttaattctatgttctctgctttcatgagctgtcttcttacaatgttacctgtATTTACTATATGAATTGAGTTAGTGAAATCTAATTTgtaattgtcttgaagagcttatttacttttaaccaagtagacaagaagcatatagttgcatttacatatatgtatagattgcattgcatttcatgagttttacatttccctattcatttactttatctccttcaactaagcatgaggacatgctgatgtttaagtgtggggaggttgataaactattatttcatgatttatattgtgtttaattgtgtggttttatcaaatctttacccacttattcatatgataagcatgtatttacaattccttcccaaaatcactccatggATGAAAACTTTctttctagagacttttaattatgtattttaattctcctttatcccattcgatgccgtgatttgtgtgttaagtgtttcatgcttcatagggcatgaatggcttggaaattggagaggaggcttgcaaaaatggaaggaatacaagaaactaacgagatgaccagcgagtaatgacgcgagcgcatggcccatgCGAACGCGCGAAGTGAAGAATTTGCAGCGATgcagacgcgtgcctgacgcaaatgcgtggattggagtccgcacgagcgacgcgaacgcgtgaaccacgcgaacgcgtgacaaggaaaatcgctgactgatgcgaacgcgtggacaacgcgtacgcgtgacctgcgcgatctgcaaaataacagaatacgttgggggcgatttcgggccgctttttgacccagttttcggcccagaaacacagactaaacctatagaacatgcagagactcaacacgcatccacagacattcagattcatcagattaggattacacttagtttcagatctgagtttttagagttgcattacattgatagttttatgtttttgcttggatttttggatgctggaagtcattacctccgttgaagacattactttagtttgtttccttattcccttatttttaattagttactcattgactctattcaattaagtatgttacatacattttgaatttattaatatatgaagttatttttattttaattaattatgtcttctcatatttttatgattattaatttcatgtcaatggagtataatttctacttgacatgggggttgattaagaggtgatacttgagttggaatactcaagtacttggttaaactggacgttgttagctaacttcatacttactaacactagacctccctaagggagagggctaggacctgagggtaagagttagttcaatcaccatacttttccttatttagtaagggaaaattgagtgagaacaacaacctttttacaccacacttgagaagatcccaacaaggatagaagttccacttagttattcccccagtcaaggccattttattcagagtatcaataattattcttagtttatttttattgccttaattcacaattattttaattgcttattatcaaactcaactttctggaaattttctgattaataaaatagcactcttgcctgcaactcgttgggagacgacctgggactcatactcccagtattttatttctaaactttgtgacaaccctttttaaattggtgaggcagatcttagctggttaagagctatatgtgcaacgctgtctcttaattgaaatctctaaattggttaacttctgtcaCGCATCAAGAATTCACTCAGCTTTCCTTCTCTGATGGCCTGCTCTAAGGCATCTTTgaggtcgaagcagtcttggaTTTTGTGACCAAATCCCTTGTGATAATCACAGTAAAGACTTTTGTTGCCTCCCGTTCTTTCTTTCATTGGTCTAGGTCTGGATAGAATTCCCTTGTCTGCAATTTGTTGGTAAATCTCTGCTATAGGTGCCGTAAGTGGCGTGTAGTTCGTGAACCTTCCTACCCGTGGGGGTTGCTTGGACTGCTTGCCTAGGGTGCCGTCCCTGGGAGCTTCTTTTTACCTGTCGACCTGGGGGCATGCCGAGCTGGGGGGTTTTGAGAGCTGCCGTTTGTTGGCTGCTACAACCTGACTTACTTCCTCATCAATGATGTATTCCTTGGCCACGCTTTGAATTTCTTGCATGGACCAGACAGGCTTGGTAGTGAGGTGCTTCCTAAAGTCCTCGTTTAGCAGGCCGTTCGTTAGGCACAGACTAGTGACTGAGTCCGTAAGGCTGTCAATCTCCAGGAACTCATCGTTGAATCTGTCTAAGAATTTCCTAGTCGGCTCCCCGGGTTTTTGGGTAACCCCTAGCAAGTTGATTAGGTGCTTTGCCTTGGCTATGCGTGTCGTGAACTGAGCCAGGAAGATTTGGGAAATGTCCATAAAAGCTGTGATGGATTCTTGTGGGAGGGTGTTGAACCATCGGATCGCTGGTCCTACCAGCGTTACAGGGAATGCTCGGCATCTGACCGCGTCGCCTACTCCTTCCAAGTTCATTCTTACTTCAAAGGCTGTAAGGTGCTCCTGGGGATCCTTGGTCCTGTCctacctcatgtccgttggcttgtcgaaGTTCTTCGGAAGCCGGACCTTGAGGATTGAGGGGTGGAACGGGGTGGCTCCCATGATGATGGGATCACATTGCTTCTTGGCTTTCCCTCTCTGGGACTCCCCGTGACTTTCGGACCTGCCTTGGGTAGGTTGTGAAGTCTCCTGTGTATATGCCTCGTCGCATAGCGCTAGGCTTCTTTCTTGGCTCTCGTGTCTTCGAGAGGGGGAGCAGGTGCGGGTGCGGGTGCGCGATCGGCTGGCGTCGCCGTGAGAGTGGCTGATATCTCCGTGGGATCGGCTCCTCGCGGCCAGCTCTCGATCAAGGTTTTGTTCCTCACCTGATGGTCTCGGGTGCTCGACGGGTCGGGTAATGGTGAAGGGATGAGGGGGCGAAACCCTGAAGTGGCGCAGAGCGGGTTCTTGGTCCCCTGACTGGAGTCTGGTAGAGTTGGTGGTGTGATGGACGAGAGAGTAggggtggccacctgcaaggacactccgacgatcaagtcagtGTCCGTACGAAATGATAGCCAGATTAAAAAAGGTGATGTGTACCTCGGGGGAGTGTTgtcctctccccttatatactgtgttGGACGGGCCCAACGATGACCTAGCCCACTGGCCAGGACGCCTCTGAGCTGTCCCTGTCCACGTGGGGGGAGCAGGTCATTCTGGACTCCGGGTCGAGGCTTTGGGTGTTGCCTGAGGAAGCCGACCCGACCGATTTGCTAGGCATGGTGTGCCGGGCTATGCAGGTGGTGAAGTTAGACGTCGACCGGGTCGGATTTTAGGAACCGACCCGTTGAATTTCCCTTGAGGAGTAGTCTGGGATTGGGTCAGGAGTGGTGCTCCGACCCAGCGACTAGTTGGGCTGGACCTATAATGGTCCGTAACATAGTTCATTAGCGTTATTTAGACCAATAAATCGATAATCTATCTAGTTTGGTTTCAAAATAGAATTGGACTTGCCTTATTTAGACCGTCAACGGTGGTCAAACTCTTTAAAAAACGACTAGTTTGACGCAAATTCATAAACTGCTTAAATGATCCGCATGGATCCACGATGCACCAACACCCAGCTGAAACATGAAAAGGAATTGAAGGCTCGACAAGTCCACCAGTGCTCCAACATTTTAGAAAATTCCAAAATTGAAGGGGACATGACTTAAACAGTTAAACCAAAGTCCCCCAAATTAAGGTATCTTTGCTTTTCCATGAGACTATGCTGTTTTGTTCCTTATTAATATATATGTTAATTAGTAAATATATAGTCAAAANNNNNNNNNNNNNNNNNNNNNNNNNNNNNNNNNNNNNNNNNNNNNNNNNNNNNNNNNNNNNNNNNNNNNNNNNNNNNNNNNNNNNNNNNNNNNNNNNNNNNNNNNNNNNNNNNNNNNNNNNNNNNNNNNNNNNNNNNNNNNNNNNNNNNNNNNNNNNNNNNNNNNNNNNNNNNNNNNNNNNNNNNNNNNNNNNNNNNNNNNNNNNNNNNNNNNNNNNNNNNNNNNNNNNNNNNNNNNNNNNNNNNNNNNNNNNNNNNNNNNNNNNNNNNNNNNNNNNNNNNNNNNNNNNNNNNNNNNNNNNNNNNNTTGAGTTACAGACTGGATCCATAATCAGAAAAAAGGATATAAATAATGTCTAATTATCGATCATAATCTCTTTTAGTAAAATCATCAAAAATAATGATCAAGAATAGGACATCGTTACAAATCTAAAAAACATAGCAGAAACTAAAATATCACACCAGTTACAAGATCTAACacccaaggttgcgagaaccgaaccggtcaataaaccggtgGAGTAACCGGTTCACTGGTTTAATAATTCGGCCGGAATTTAACCGgaattcaaccggtttaattaaatataaaataaaattattaaaaattaaatatataatttcaaatattttaaaaaaacataatcaatcatcaataaaattatttcaaaaaatttaacaaaacacCATCAACTATCATCCATCAAAATTTAACAAAACCACTCACCACAAGTTCCATAACCACAAATGTTTTAGTGCATGCCATCATTGTTCCAAGCATGTACTTCATGGCTGCAAAGGATCTTTATGGATGCTCCAATCTCAGTTGACAACAAAACCACCACAGCTATATTTTAATACAAAGGCATCTCAAACACTGATCCCTTCTCTTCCTCAACTTCAACAAGCAAACAATAACTTCAGGTCCTCAGCAAACAATAGCATCAGCAAAAAAATCAtgaataaataacaaataaatcagaaacaacaaataacaaataaatcaaaataacctcaaaaaatcaaaataaatgaaaatcatgaatccagcaaacaaataaatcagaaaatcatgaacagaaaatcaaaaataacaaataaattcgTTCCAGCAAACAATAAACCAACAAGCAGAGGAGGAAGGCGAAACTGTGAACAGAGGAGGCGAGGCTTACCGGCGGCAAAGAGGAAGGCGAGCAACGGCGACAACAGAGGAATCGACACCAGTGAACAAGACAAGGATGTGGTGGGGGCTGCCGTGAGGGCTACGGATGCGGTGGCGGCGGGCTGCGGTGGCTGCTCGATTAGTGGCTTGACTGGCTTCTATGGTTCTCACTTctcagagaagagaggagagatgAGTTTGTGAAGAACTGAAGACTGAAGAAGAAGGTAGCTGCTCGATTTAGGGTTCAGTACTTCGTGTCTTCGTTtagccttttttttcttttttttttagagacAAAACGTCGCCGTTGGGAGGTGTtactttcaaataaaaaatacgcTAAAAAATCGGACGGTTCTGCCGGTTCAACAGTTAACTGCCGGTTCAACCGGTTTTTTTACCGATTTTTTGTCAAACGATTTATAGCCTTACCCAGACCGACTAGGTGACCGGTTTTTGGTTAATCCGGTTGAATCGGTCGGTCCGGTTTGATTTTCAAAACCATGCTAACaccaaagataataaaaaaagttCTCCCACTAAATACTAGAGTACAATAACTCCTATTAAAATGTCTCTATCTTTTATTACATCATATTATCACCATTAGACTATATAAGACTATACCTCTATATAGCCTTGCCATGCTTggacactgatgagcggataatttatacgctttttggcattatttttagtatgtttttagtatattttagttactttttattatatttttattagtttttaaataaaaatcacatttctggactttactatgagtttgtgtgtttttctgtgatttcaggtattttctggctgaaattgagggacccgagcaaaatctgattcagaggctgaaaaaggactgcagatgctgttggattctgaactccctgcactcgaagtggattttctggagctacagaagcccaattggtacgcttttaattgcgttggaaagtagacatcctgggctttccagcaatatatactagtccatactttgcctgaagtttgatggcccaaactggcgttccaagtcagcataaaaattctggcgtcaaaacgccagaactggcataaaagctggagttaaacacccaaactggcacaaaagctggcgtttaactccaagaaaagtctctacatatgaaagcttcaatgctcagcccaaacacacaccaagcgagccccaaaagtggatttctacactaactatcctagcttactcattttctgtaaccctaggtcactagtttattataaaaaccacttttagtgattcattttgtacctcatgacactttacacgtctCAGATtatattctctacggcatgagtctctaaactccatggttgggggtgaggagctctgctgtgtctcgatgaattaatgcaattactactattttccattctatcacgcttgtttctattctaagatattcactcgcacttcaacctgatgaatgtgatgatccgtgacactcatcattattctcacctatgaacgcgtgtctgacaaccacctccgttctatctgcaatagctttagtgcatatctcttgggtttctaatctaagattagaaccttcgtggtataggctagaattattggcggccattcctgaggtccggaaagtctaaactttgtctgtggtattttgagtaggatctgggaagggatgattgtgacgagcttcaaactcacgagtgctgggcgtagtgacagacgcaaaaggatcaatggatcctattccaacatgagtgagaaccgacagatgattagccgtgcggtgacagcgcatttggaccattttcactgagaggacggatggtagccattgacaacggtgatccaccaacatacagcttgccatggaaggaaccttgcgtgcatgaagaagaagacagtaggaaagcagagattcagaagacagagcatctccaaaacctcaacctgttctccattactgcataacaagtatttatttcatggtcttttactttttacaattaaaactaagaatcattactgatatcctgactaagaattacaagataaccatagcttgcttcaagctgacaatctccgtgggatcgatccttactcacgtaaggtattacttggacgacccagtgcacttgctggttagttgtgcagaattgcaaaagtgtgattgtaatttcgtgcaccagacacCTATTCTATTTTGATGATCATGTGGCTTCTCATAATGTATCCACCGCAGCAATACTCTAATCTAATGACTCTGCGTAATTCATGGAAGGCCAATGTGAAGACAACTTttatacaataaaaatataatctGTTTATGGTATATTAGGCTGTGTTTGTTTTTGTAGACAAGACATAAAAACATAAAcaatacatatataaaatatatttggATAAAAAAGATATGGACACTAAACATACAATATTTCTGAGACACTTTTTTTATTTGTGTCTACTTCTAAACGAAAAATACTGATAgacacaaaattaaaaaaatagatacaaaatttttaatgaaatttttttatctatagatattttttattatttcactATTACCCCTTTTTAATATTTTATGAAAAATCTTAATCTAAGCTTTTCTGCACCGTCGCTTTCAGATactctcttcttcttgctttctctttctattattcatcttcttcttgctcTTTTTGTTATCGTCTTCTATTTCATTctgttcttcctcttctttcactTATTTCGCAGTAgtatcttcttttttatttttatttttgacttttttcttcttcttttttttctaattctatatcttcttttctcttttagattctgtatcttctttttttctgattcttttcttggttttttttattttcttcccttttctaattttgtattttcttcttttttttattcgttTTTTTGTGTAGTTAGTCTAATAACAATATTTCAACCGTCAGTTACTACTTGTTCTTGTTATAATTTTCGAAAGCCCGCTCTTTTCTTTATCAGTCACATAACTAGGTATTACTCTGCCCCCATAttgtttcttatttttgtttttatttttctatttaaaagaATTTTGTTctgctttatctttattttttttgtttttaattttttatgattttcaatcTGAAAATTATATAAGAAGAGCTATAATCTTTTTTTGGACAGAATCTTAAATGTTTACAATGACAGCGTGAATgaatgaataaattttttttaaaattttaatatgttaATGTATTTTGTTCATATGAAAGAATGAATGAAAAAATTATATTGAATTTGTCTCTTGTTATTAGTTTGAactaaaagttaaaataattagtgAGTTATGTTGTTGCTTTTATGGTTGTTGTTCTTATTGTTGttgataatttttagtatgtgttaattatataagttattttttatttgttgattAGAAAAGAATGGAACCATTGGACTCTTCTGAGCAATTTAGatgatttttttcttattttatgatTCAGACTAAGCTTGAAGTAATTACGATATTAGTTTTGATGTTTGCATTTTTGTATTTGAGAAATAGGAGAAGAGGACATTTGTTGATTagaaatagagaaattaatactAATCCCTTAAGACGAAATGTATTAACCGCATAATAGGAAGGGGCGATAGAAATTGTATTTGGGAATTAAGAATGAGCGTAGATGCAATAGGAAGATTGTGTGACTTACTAAAAGGTCCAGGTGGATTAAGAGATGAATGTCGTGTAAGTATACATGAGCAAGTGATTACGTTTTTAATAATACTAGCTCATCATAAAAAGAATCGCacgttttaagttagattttataGGTCAAGAGAAACAATTAGTAGGTATTTCAACAAGGTGTTATCTTCAATCATACGTATCCAAAGTTTATTATTTGCAAAAGTTGTTCCTGTTCCAGATGACTGCATAGATCCCAGATGAAAATGATTCAAGGTAAATGTAATGAATAATTGAGGTAGTCATTTTGTATAATCTATAATTTTGTATAGAATTAGTCTTGACACTTCAATTTCTTtgatttagggttttctaggaggATTAGATGGAGCATATATAGATGTGACTGTCCCTGAAAAAGATAAATCAAGATACCGAATAAGAAAGGGTAATATATCAACTAATGTTCTAGGCGTATGCAATCAAGATATGAATTTTGTGTACGAACTTAGTGGATGGAAAGGATCCGCTTCGGGTTCAAAAATCCTTAGAGATGCCATTTCACGTCGTAATAACCTCAAGATACCAATTggtatataatttttaatttttaggtaACAAGAACATCTCAATATTTTCATTTCATACAAATTCCTTAGTCCTCATAATATATCTCTTTCGATTTATAGGGAATTATTATTTAGTGGATGTGGGTTATATTAATTGCAAGGGATTTCTAGCACCATATAGGTATATTCGATACCACGTACAAGAATGGGCTCATGGTAGAAATGCTCCTAGAAATTTTCGAGAATATTTTAACAAGAAGCATTCTTTGACAAAGAACATTATTGAGCGCTGTTTTGGTTTACCATAAAAGAGATGGAAAATTTTGAGGAGTCCTTGTTTCTATAAAATTAAGATACAAAATAGAATAATTATTGCTTGTTGTCTACTGCAAAATTTTGTTCAACTTAATATGGAATCCGACCCTAAAGAGGACACACTACTTGAGGAGGAGCAATTGCTTATTGAAGGGGAGCATGGTGGTAATAAAGAAGGCGATGATGACATGATTGAAAGTGTAGAGGGCAGCAATGAATAGACCGTTCGCCGAGACAATTTAGAAAACGAAATGTACAACGAGTGGATGAATTGCCAAATcaattagttaatttattttttgtatgtGTGCTTTATTAGAATCTTTCAATTTGTTTGGTTGGACATTTGTTGTAAGACCTAGTTATAAAACTTTAATTATGTGAACTACATGTAGCACTTTATTAAATGTATTCTATTTTATAAGTTATTACAATGATGATATCATGTATATGCGATgtttatttgaattttaattaagttAATCTAGATTATACGAACAAATAGACAGACATGTTTGGACTGACGAAAAGATAAAGGCATTTGTCGGTTTTATGGAGGAGCTTGTCATTGAAGGAAGAAGAGCTTATGCGGGTCATTTTAGACCTGGATCTTTTGAGAATCTTGATacaaaaatgaatgaaaaatttttaagtggtAGCATTCAAATAATTCATTGCAAGAATAAGGTAAAAGGCTTAAAGAGAAGTATCAATTTGCAGCTGACATGGAAGCCTGTAGTAGTTTTGGATGGGATAAAGTGAAGCAATGTGTAGTTGTGGACAACAAAGAGATCCTAGCTACATATTTGAAGGATGGTTTACTAGTTTGAATTTACTGAATTATTTATATTATGTTCAACATCTATTTCCGTCCTTCTATAATATTATTGTAATTCCTTTCCCTATAAACAAGGACAAAGGTTGTATACTCCAGGAAAGCCCTTTTTCCTTTATCCGTATTTGGAGAAAATATTTTGTAAAGAAAGAGCAAGTGGAGTGGATGCTTGGTGCAAATTTCGAATACCACAACTAaatcggcaagtgcatcgggtcgtaccaagtaataccttaaatGAGTGAGGATTGATTCCACGAGAATTGATAgaccaagcaacaataattgagtgattca carries:
- the LOC107640972 gene encoding uncharacterized protein LOC107640972 gives rise to the protein MNLEGVGDAVRCRAFPVTLVGPAIRWFNTLPQESITAFMDISQIFLAQFTTRIAKAKHLINLLGVTQKPGEPTRKFLDRFNDEFLEIDSLTDSVTSLCLTNGLLNEDFRKHLTTKPVWSMQEIQSVAKEYIIDEEVSQVVAANKRQLSKPPSSACPQVDR